The following are from one region of the Fusarium keratoplasticum isolate Fu6.1 chromosome 4, whole genome shotgun sequence genome:
- a CDS encoding Catalase: MSVSQGALDKSIVHTCPDTLSSRYEMSEQIIGTIKHAVMGSKSDKIDQLKTTMVQPDEKSRITSDFGTKQSNTDNWLRVNREDQTGPMLLEDTFGREKIHRFDHERIPERVVHARGTGAFGTFRLHESAEDVTHAGILTDTSRETPLFIRFSTVLGSRGSADTVRDVRGFAVKFYTPEGNWDIVGNNIPVFFIQDAIKFPDLIHAGKPEPHNEVPQAQSAHNNFWDFMYMHSEATHMYFWTMSDRAIPRSFRMMQGFGVNTYTLINAKGEKHFVKFHFTPELGVHSLVWDEALKLAGQDPDFHRKDLWEAIENGAYPKWKFGIQTIPESKEHDFDFDILDATKVWPEDLIPVRYIGELELNRNVDEFFTQTEQVAFCTSHVVPGIGFSDDPLLQGRNFSYSDTQLSRLGINWQELPINRPVCPVMNFNRDGAMRHTIAKGKVNYWPNRYGYQPAATKEEGGYIDYAQKVQGIKERALSAKFKDHTSQAQLFYNSLSEPERAHLQAALSFELDHCDEPIVYERLTQRLSEVDGVLAELVADMVGGKKPEGGKTNPGKTAKNLSQMDFLPETPTIATRRVGIIVADGYDPIAFNAVYGAIKAQNAIPFVIAPRRSAIFSADENPDSSKGIVPDHHLEGQRSTMFDALFIPGGERSIQTLAKIGRARHYIREAFGHLKAIGGTGEGVQLIENAIQLPEVSLSEADNGDVVESYGVVTLRNARPESLKEIVSVAKNAKGFLEQFVYAISQHRCWQRELDGLNAMVAY, encoded by the exons ATGAGCGTTAGCCAGGGCGCCCTGGATAAGAGTATTGTCCACACATGCCCAGATACCCTGAGTTCGCGATACGAAATGTCCGAGCAAATAATTGGGACTATCAAGCACGCAGTCATGGGTTCCAAGAGCGACAAGATCGATCAGCTCAAGACCACCATGGTCCAGCCTGACGAAAAGTCGAGGATCACCTCCGACTTTGGCACAAAGCAGAGCAACACAGATAACTGGCTGCGCGTGAATAGAGAGGATCAGACAGGGCCTATGCTCTTGGAGGACACATTTGGTCGAGAAAAG ATTCACCGTTTTGACCATGAACGTATCCCCGAGCGAGTCGTCCACGCCCGCGGTACCGGAGCTTTCGGTACCTTCAGACTCCACGAGTCGGCCGAAGACGTGACCCACGCCGGCATCCTCACCGACACCTCCCGCGAGACGCCCCTCTTTATCCGCTTCTCCACCGTGCTCGGCAGCCGAGGCTCAGCAGACACAGTCCGCGATGTCCGTGGCTTCGCCGTCAAGTTCTACACCCCTGAGGGAAACTGGGACATTGTGGGCAACAATAtccccgtcttcttcatacaagatgccatcaagttTCCGGACTTGATTCATGCTGGAAAGCCTGAGCCGCATAATGAAGTGCCCCAAGCGCAGTCGGCACACAACAACTTCTGGGACTTTATGTACATGCACTCCGAGGCGACGCATATGTACTTCTGGACCATGTCCGACCGAGCCATCCCTCGCTCCTTTCGCATGATGCAGGGATTCGGCGTCAACACTTACACACTTATCAACGCAAAGGGAGAGAAGCACTTTGTCAAGTTCCACTTTACTCCTGAGCTGGGAGTTCACTCTCTTGTATGGGATGAGGCCCTCAAGCTCGCGGGCCAGGACCCAGATTTCCACCGCAAGGATCTCTGGGAGGCTATTGAGAACGGGGCGTATCCCAAGTGGAAGTTTGGCATCCAGACCATCCCCGAGTCCAAGGAGCacgactttgactttgacaTTCTCGATGCCACCAAAGTCTGGCCTGAGGATCTCATCCCCGTCCGCTACATCGGCGAACTGGAGCTCAACCGGAACGTCGACGAATTCTTTACCCAGACTGAACAGGTCGCCTTCTGTACCAGTCATGTCGTTCCTGGCATTGGCTTCTCCGACGACCCGCTCCTCCAAGGCCGAAACTTTTCCTACTCTGATACTCAACTCAGTAGACTTGGCATCAACTGGCAGGAGTTGCCCATCAACAGGCCTGTATGCCCTGTCATGAACTTTAACCGCGACGGCGCCATGCGACATACGAttgccaagggcaaggttaATTATTGGCCAAACAGATATGGCTACCAGCCGGCAGCTACCAAGGAAGAAGGTGGTTATATCGACTATGCGCAAAAGGTCCAGGGGATCAAGGAGCGAGCATTGAgcgccaagttcaaggaccACACGTCTCAAGCCCAGCTGTTCTACAACTCGCTCTCTGAGCCAGAGAGAGCGCATCTCCAGGCAGCCCTCTCGTTTGAACTGGATCACTGCGACGAGCCCATTGTCTATGAACGACTCACCCAACGACTATCAGAGGTTGACGGAGTTCTTGCAGAGCTTGTCGCGGACATGGTTGGAGGCAAGAAGCCAGAGGGAGGTAAAACAAACCCTGGAAAGACAGCCAAGAATCTTAGTCAGATGGACTTCCTCCCTGAGACCCCTACGATCGCCACCCGCCGTGTCGGAATCATCGTCGCAGACGGCTACGACCCCATCGCCTTCAACGCCGTGTATGGGGCCATCAAGGCCCAAAATGCCATCCCTTTTGTCATCGCACCGCGCCGCTCAGCAATTTTCTCAGCAGATGAGAACCCAGACTCATCCAAAGGCATCGTTCCCGATCACCACCTCGAAGGCCAGCGCAGCACAATGTTTGACGCCCTATTCATCCCCGGCGGCGAAAGATCCATCCAGACGCTTGCCAAGATCGGTCGTGCCCGGCACTACATCCGTGAAGCATTTGGTCATCTCAAGGCAATTGGCGGTACGGGTGAAGGTGTCCAGTTGATTGAGAATGCTATCCAACTCCCCGAGGTTTCCCTCTCAGAGGCAGATAACGGCGATGTGGTGGAAAGCTATGGCGTTGTGACGCTCAGGAACGCGCGACCCGAGAGTCTGAAGGAGATTGTTAGTGTTGCAAAGAATGCAAAGGGATTTTTGGAACAGTTTGTGTATGCTATTAGCCAGCATCGTTGCTGGCAGCGAGAGCTGGACGGGCTGAATGCCATGGTGGCATATTAA
- a CDS encoding AB hydrolase-1 domain-containing protein translates to MTTSPRNLLTFRLPSTKRLISWAEFGSPNGRPIIYLHGTPSSRLECAEFHQELHDCNIRLIAPDRPGFGRSEVHPGRTIGGYASDVRALAKQLNLSEYAVMGQSGGGPYALACARYIRPEEGLRAVAVLGGLSPFESGFEGAHWATAFSLKMAKWTPGLLGFFLRLPIPSRKGNFTGPLEEWTVDPSMLAEAEKTQQAFVNTMKGREKEIMSKPGVVHHLTTTFVEATIQGVDAHLYESKLFAQEWDFKLQDITFASESKRPLIMWYGTEDVNTTVHMGKWIAERVAGSQLREVEGETHNTLVVKFVHYCDELLKIAER, encoded by the coding sequence ATGACTACAAGTCCTCGAAATCTGTTAACATTTCGCCTCCCCTCCACCAAGCGACTCATTTCATGGGCCGAATTCGGCTCCCCAAATGGACGACCGATCATCTACCTTCACGGaaccccttcttctcgcctcgAGTGTGCCGAATTTCACCAGGAGCTTCATGACTGCAATATCCGACTGATCGCCCCAGACCGACCAGGCTTCGGCCGGTCTGAGGTCCACCCTGGGCGAACCATCGGAGGATATGCCAGCGATGTTCGGGCACTCGCAAAACAACTCAATCTTTCGGAATACGCAGTCATGGGTCAGAGTGGTGGTGGTCCGTATGCCCTGGCATGTGCCAGGTACATCCGCCCAGAAGAAGGTCTTCGAGCCGTGGCGGTCCTCGGGGGCTTGTCACCTTTTGAGTCTGGATTCGAGGGTGCCCACTGGGCTACGGCTTTCAGCCTCAAAATGGCCAAGTGGACGCCTGGGCTACTTGGGTTCTTCCTTCGCCTCCCGATTCCGAGCCGGAAAGGCAACTTCACAGGTCCCCTAGAAGAATGGACCGTTGATCCATCAATGTTAGCCGAAGCGGAAAAGACACAGCAGGCTTTCGTCAACACTATGAAAGGCCGAGAAAAAGAGATCATGAGCAAACCAGGAGTTGTGCACCATCTCACCACAACCTTTGTTGAAGCAACAATCCAGGGTGTCGATGCTCACTTGTATGAGTCGAAATTGTTTGCGCAGGAGTGGGACTTTAAGCTCCAAGATATCACCTTCGCATCGGAGAGCAAGAGACCTTTAATTATGTGGTATGGAACTGAGGATGTCAACACCACGGTCCACATGGGCAAATGGATTGCTGAGAGAGTGGCTGGGTCGCAGCTTCGGGAGGTCGAGGGAGAGACGCACAATACGTTGGTGGTCAAATTTGTTCACTATTGCGATGAGCTCCTAAAAATTGCTGAAAGATAA
- a CDS encoding Chitin synthase — protein MSFLGIPPPNGESSSSAERFNSMASQGLNSMTPQGSHPPVSYNQVSQYQLRPGGTGSRDSSVIRGINGDFHPGVQTPRSGVTQASWLTHGGNDSSLSFTSSIQQEEAKLRWDSDEELKKMSKSMLMLQKWGLIIGLVGLNAALVYIGWRYYEVYYFLLVLLSSNTILQTFMCFCIMLHWFCTHILCFWWKPKENVPDEPEKMVLLLPCYNETYEELTRSLDSLITQKNIDNHPRVIFIVVDGNVRGPGMTKTTQGYLLEDILEPGPSRDFENGYRARDGLFMPVKTQTGFYRGIPYVFVGKRYNQGKRDSLCFARSLLYHFKQRSENVVTMFNNDLFEYIGNNFVQAGLDDVTYLCGMDADTVFDEFCIWEMIKEIRKNPKLVGVCGHVCVDFDGHNWGLWSLYQSVEYSQTQSLRRMFQSRITGKVNCLPGCCQLIRVDEATFGDAVLRERFGYCPKPNDIMTQHIMGNYSEDSIHASIIFSLFPGKQTAQALRAKAMTIVPQTWKVFLSQRKRWALGSISNEFVMIFRPGIIPIERLQSVIAVVTWAITPFIIAAFVELLMVFAKRGREVMQDPVFLGLICVLFFRYLYSFCIGFWLPRNNLERAQYFAGFVLHLFTSPFMNIIILVYSLIYSDDFKWGKTREVVRDSNEKDGDDVGGRGTH, from the exons ATGAGCTTCCTGGGGATCCCACCTCCCAACGGGGagtcttcttcctccgctGAGCGATTCAATAGCATGGCCTCTCAGGGGCTCAACAGTATGACTCCTCAGGGGTCGCACCCGCCCGTCTCCTACAACCAAGTGTCTCAGTATCAACTCAGACCTGGCGGGACCGGCTCCCGGGACTCG tcCGTTATTCGAGGCATCAACGGCGACTTTCACCCCGGTGTCCAAACCCCTCGATCAGGCGTAACCCAAGCCTCATGGCTCACCCACGGCGGAAACGACTCGAGcctctccttcacctcgtccatccaacaagaagaagccaagctACGCTGGGACTCTGACGAAGAACTCAAAAAAATGTCCAAGTCGATGCTCATGCTCCAGAAATGGGgtctcatcatcggcctcgtcggGCTCAACGCTGCACTCGTCTACATCGGATGGAGATACTATGAGGTGTACTACTTCCTCCTCGTTCTCCTCAGCTCGAATACGATTCTGCAAACGTTCATGTGCTTTTGTATCATGCTGCACTGGTTTTGCACGCATATTCTCTGCTTTTGGTGGAAGCCCAAGGAAAATGTTCCGGATGAGCCAGAGAAGATGGTTCTTTTGCTCCCTTGCTACAACGAGACGTACGAAGAGTTGACACGATCCCTGGACTCTTTGATTACGCAAAAGAACATCGACAACCATCCGCGTGTCATTTTTATCGTCGTTGACGGAAACGTGCGCGGTCCTGGCATGACAAAGACCACTCAAGGCTATCTTCTCGAGGACATCCTGGAACCAGGCCCATCTCGCGACTTTGAGAACGGCTACCGTGCTCGCGACGGCCTCTTCATGCCAGTCAAGACACAGACTGGGTTCTACAGGGGCATTCCATACGTCTTTGTCGGCAAGCGATACAACCAGGGCAAGCGAGACAGTCTCTGCTTTGCCCGATCGCTACTCTACCACTTCAAGCAGCGTTCCGAGAACGTCGTCACAATGTTCAACAATGACCTGTTTGAGTATATTGGCAACAACTTTGTCCAAGCTGGTCTTGATGACGTTACGTACCTCTGTGGTATGGATGCCGATACTGTCTTTGACGAGTTCTGCATCTGGGAGATGATCAAAGAGATCCGCAAGAACCCCAAGCTTGTCGGCGTGTGTGGTCACGTATGCGTCGACTTTGACGGTCACAACTGGGGTCTTTGGTCTCTGTATCAGTCTGTCGAGTACTCCCAGACACAAAGCCTTCGCCGCATGTTCCAGTCTCGCATTACGGGAAAGGTCAATTGTCTGCCCGGTTGCTGCCAGCTCATCcgcgtcgacgaggccacGTTTGGCGATGCTGTCCTCAGGGAGCGTTTTGGATACTGCCCCAAGCCTAACGATATCATGACACAACACATCATGGGTAACTACTCAGAGGACAGTATCCAtgcttccatcatcttcagTCTCTTCCCCGGCAAGCAGACAGCGCAGGCTCTTCGTGCCAAAGCCATGACTATTGTCCCACAGACCTGGAAGGTTTTTCTGTCTCAGCGCAAGCGTTGGGCTCTGGGAAGCATCTCGAATGAGTTTGTCATGATATTTCGACCGGGAATTATCCCCATCGAGAGACTGCAAAGTGTGATTGCTGTCGTGACTTGGGCCATCACTCCATTCATCATCGCGGCGTTCGTCGAGCTCCTCATGGTGTTTGccaagagaggaagagaggtgATGCAGGATCCCGTCTTTCTCGGTCTCATCTGCGTTTTATTCTTCCGCTAT CTCTACTCATTCTGCATTGGCTTCTGGCTGCCACGCAACAACCTCGAGCGAGCCCAGTACTTTGCAGGCTTCGTTCTTCATCTCTTTACTTCTCCGTTCATGAACATTATTATTCTGGTTTATTCCCTGATATACTCCGACGACTTCAAGTGGGGCAAGACTCGCGAAGTTGTTCGCGATAGTAACGAAAAGGACGGCGATGATGTCGGTGGGCGAGGCACGCATTGA
- a CDS encoding Zn(2)-C6 fungal-type domain-containing protein, with translation MRSKYLTKEDQKLIEFFKECLIYEESVRSIVTSYKEDISTLVEWTPATYPPYDFVLHPWTGVPPKIIALFGKAMSLCRRSRDTWRGSIAPTYEVMWQAMLDINEAQALEETLLSVEVPALIENGSESHNGDGLDMDLHRAAEVFRLSSLLQLYQTFPDLVSRRLPDRIDSGSVTKTTWPTSLALYITGILSEIPAESIRCLQPLLCLGVGSGLRCITVSTEEAPPKLELSDTSWSDMSYPVIGDSKSPKQRHFSDVGLAREFIMDRLRGFGQGPAVGPIVILRELLQAVWSWYDSEAVPGSVHWLDVMADLKYETVFG, from the coding sequence ATGCGATCCAAGTATCTTACAAAAGAGGACCAAAAGCTCATCGAATTCTTCAAAGAGTGCCTCATTTACGAAGAATCCGTCAGAAGTATCGTGACGAGCTACAAGGAAGACATCAGCACCCTCGTGGAATGGACGCCCGCAACCTATCCACCGTACGACTTTGTCTTACACCCCTGGACCGGTGTTCCGCCCAAGATAATCGCGCTCTTTGGAAAGGCCATGTCCTTGTGTCGCAGGTCTCGCGATACGTGGCGAGGCAGCATCGCACCCACCTATGAGGTGATGTGGCAGGCGATGCTAGATATCAACGAAGCTcaggccctcgaggagacACTCTTATCGGTCGAGGTACCAGCTCTTATCGAGAATGGAAGCGAAAGTCACAACGGAGATGGTCTGGACATGGACTTGCACCGCGCTGCCGAGGTGTTTCGTCTATCTTCGCTTCTTCAGCTCTACCAGACATTTCCTGATCTCGTCTCCAGGCGCCTACCGGATAGGATAGATTCAGGGAGCGTTACCAAAACAACATGGCCGACATCGCTCGCTCTATACATAACCGGGATACTCTCAGAGATCCCAGCAGAGTCAATCCGATGTCTTCAGCCCCTACTATGCCTAGGCGTGGGCTCTGGTCTCCGGTGTATAACAGTATCCACAGAGGAAGCACCCCCGAAGCTGGAGCTGTCAGATACAAGCTGGTCAGACATGTCTTACCCAGTGATCGGAGACTCCAAGTCTCCAAAGCAGAGGCATTTCTCGGACGTGGGCCTAGCTCGCGAGTTCATCATGGACAGGTTGAGGGGTTTTGGTCAAGGTCCAGCTGTAGGCCCTATTGTCATACTTCGGGAACTTTTACAGGCTGTCTGGTCATGGTACGACAGTGAGGCGGTGCCGGGATCGGTGCACTGGCTCGACGTCATGGCTGATCTCAAGTATGAGACTGTCTTTGGTTGA
- a CDS encoding Fido domain-containing protein produces MMFNKGIKNSSLALRPDSIYRTSPEDDKANPQDLFTKATRYLDTLRNLNDSAERENLFKKELNETLVHCIYGSNRIEHAGLGQEATFYLCRRRLNQGSVPTFDGRATDKTGIEELLAVDQSLRQIPEKELLRQGREVVQHLQAFEYLNHHFVEGGEDLTEDLIKETHAILCNGVSIIDEELPEVPSEMYAGRYRNVAVGAGSTMFIMPKYVPQRMKELCSSLKEEIKYIETHSCVDPFSLAAKYSLQFVDIHPFQDGNGRMCRIILNVILRRYLGIVVAIGETDEDVREYIGIKRRASMEREGHGEYATFVLKRGTKTIQKLKQKMHGKKA; encoded by the coding sequence ATGATGTTTAACAAAGGCATCAAAAATTCTTCTCTAGCTCTACGGCCCGACTCCATCTATCGCACAAGTCCGGAAGATGACAAGGCCAATCCTCAGGATCTCTTCACCAAAGCTACTCGTTACTTGGACACCTTACGGAACCTGAATGATTCCGCAGAGCGAGAAAATCTATTCAAGAAAGAGCTCAACGAGACTCTGGTACACTGCATCTATGGGAGCAACCGAATCGAGCATGCCGGGCTTGGCCAAGAGGCGACGTTTTACCTCTGCCGAAGGAGACTCAACCAGGGCTCAGTGCCGACCTTTGATGGAAGAGCTACTGATAAAACTGGTATagaggagctgctggcgGTTGATCAATCGCTGCGGCAAATACCAGAGAAAGAGCTCCtacgccaaggccgagaagtcGTTCAGCACCTCCAAGCCTTCGAGTACCTCAATCATCACTTTGTGGAAGGCGGCGAAGACCTCACCGAAGACCTCATCAAAGAGACCCATGCAATCCTCTGTAATGGAGTGTCAATCATCGATGAAGAGCTGCCCGAGGTGCCTTCGGAGATGTACGCAGGCCGTTATCGCAATGTCGCCGTCGGCGCCGGCTCGACCATGTTCATTATGCCCAAGTACGTCCCGCAACGGATGAAGGAACTCtgcagcagcctcaaagaAGAGATCAAATACATAGAGACCCATAGCTGCGTTGATCCTTTCTCCCTCGCTGCGAAATATTCACTACAGTTCGTGGACATCCACCCCTTCCAGGACGGCAACGGACGAATGTGTAGAATAATTCTTAATGTGATACTTCGCCGCTatctcggcatcgtcgtggCAATTGGAGAGACCGATGAAGATGTCAGAGAGTACATTGGGATCAAGAGGAGAGCTTCGATGGAAAGGGAAGGGCATGGGGAGTATGCGACGTTTGTGTTGAAAAGGGGGACAAAGACGATACAAAAGCTGAAGCAAAAGATGCACGGGAAGAAGGCTTGA
- a CDS encoding Peptide hydrolase: MKLLAGLLYGALLLTDVSAKKLTASQVEGDIKEQKLRKTLEDLNKIGTKNGGNRAFGLPGYKASLDYILDQVQGKYGKYLDTFVQPFNHTFEQTRDIWVRGPDGEDVYVITLMYNTATPTPDGVTAPLVLVPIDDERGSGCFEDQWEGIDATNKLALVKRGTCAISDKLKLAKKAGARGVILVNQLPGENISSATLSAENLGLIVPVGVIPLEIGTAWRERIEGGETLEVTLLVDSIAESRESWNIISETKQGDPNNVVMLGAHLDSVQAGPGINDDGSGTAAVLEIAKSFTKYKGYKNKVRFAWWGAEESGLVGSLYYGQQLSEADADKIRFYFNYDMIGSPKPKYWVQSTTDADRIGGDILANWLRKKGKKPEWEEFDTSSDYVAFIELGIPSSGLFTGADAETDPCYHLACDTIKNIHWGALTLNAKTAGRAAAHFALSLDGVPPRSKTSTNPTSKRAVAAKFAKWEEKKRNAGKSHSCAHKEKIVV; encoded by the exons ATGAAGCTTCTCGCGGGTCTTCTCTACGGAGCTCTGCTCCTCACTGATGTTTCTGCCAAGAAGTTGACGGCCAGTCAAGTTGAGGGTGACATCAAGGAGCAAAA GCTTCGAAAGACGCTCGAGGACCTCAACAAGATCGGCACCAAGAACGGCGGCAACAGAGCTTTCGGTCTTCCCGGCTACAAGGCTTCTCTTGACTACATCCTCGACCAAGTCCAGGGCAAGTACGGAAAGTACCTCGATACTTTTGTCCAGCCCTTCAACCACACCTTTGAGCAGACGCGAGATATCTGGGTGCGGGGACCtgatggcgaggatgtcTATGTCATCACCTTGATGTACAACACTGCTACTCCTACCCCCGATGGAGTGACGGCGCCTCTTGTCCTCGTTCCTATTGATGATGAGCGTGGTTCTGGATGCTTTGAGGACCAGTGGGAGGGAATTGATGCCACCAACAAGCTCGCACTCGTGAAGCGTGGCACCTGTGCTATTTccgacaagctcaagctggCAAAGAAGGCCGGTGCCCGTGGTGTCATTCTCGTCAACCAGCTCCCAGGCGAGAACATCAGCAGTGCTACTCTCAGCGCCGAGAACCTCGGTCTGATTGTCCCCGTCGGTGTCATCCCTCTGGAGATCGGCACTGCCTGGCGTGAGCGCATCGAGGGTGGTGAAACGTTGGAGGTTACTCTTCTGGTGGACTCTATTGCTGAGTCTCGAGAGTCGTGGAACATCATCTCTGAGACTAAGCAGGGTGACCCCAACAACGTTGTCATGCTGGGTGCTCATCTCGACAGCGTGCAAGCTGGCCCAGGTATCAACGACGATGGTAGCGGAACTGCTGCTGTCCTTGAGATTGCCAAGTCCTTCACCAAGTACAAGGGctacaagaacaaggtccgATTTGCTTGGTGGGGTGCCGAAGA GAGCGGTCTCGTCGGATCTCTCTACTATGGACAGCAGCTTTCTGAGGCCGATGCCGACAAGATCCGATTCTACTTCAACTACGACATGATTGGTTCTCCTAAGCCCAAGTACTGGGTTCAGTCCACCACCGATGCCGACCGGATTGGTGGAGATATCCTGGCCAACTGGCTgcgcaagaagggcaagaagccaGAGTGGGA GGAGTTTGACACCTCTTCTGATTACGTTGCCTTTATCGAGCTCGGCATCCCATCCTCCGGCCTCttcaccggcgccgacgcAGAGACCGACCCCTGCTACCACCTCGCGTGTgacaccatcaagaacaTCCACTGGGGTGCCCTCACTCTCAACGCCAAGACTGCCGGCAGGGCTGCTGCTCACTTCGCCCTCAGCCTGGACGGCGTCCCCCCTCGATCCAAGACCAGCACCAACCCCACCAGCAAGAGAGCCGTTGCTGCCAAGTTTGCCAagtgggaggagaagaagagaaacGCAGGAAAGTCTCATAGCTGCGCGCACAAGGAAAAGATTGTTGTTTAA
- a CDS encoding Signal recognition particle receptor subunit beta translates to MPTFTEVVEAIMTPSATTIIVGALIIVLAPIILHVILSSSKTYTVAPTVLLIGPSNAGKTSLLTLFERGSSGTETHTSQVPQSVELNASTDSATKHSFRNHDATDGTYTKFLLVDTPGHGKLRLVAMEKLTRTDKLKAVVFMVDAAAISEQDVLAPTAAYLYDVLLTLQKRATSNSKTKVSIPVLIAANKMDLFTALPSTLVMTNLEAELTRIRASRSKGLLDSGVGTDDIGSEEHDSWLGEYGSSKFTFSQLQEFDIDVEVLPGNVSGDGPGADKWWWWIAQRV, encoded by the coding sequence ATGCCCACCTTCACCGAGgtggtcgaggccatcatgacgcCTTCGGCCACAACAATCATCGTCGGCGCactcatcatcgtcctcgccccGATCATCCTCCACGTTATTCTGTCCTCCTCAAAGACCTACACCGTCGCCCCGaccgtcctcctcatcggccCCTCCAACGCCGGCAAGACCTCTCTCTTGACCCTCTTCGAGCGCGGCTCCTCAGGCACCGAGACGCACACCTCCCAGGTCCCGCAGTCGGTCGAGCTCAACGCCTCCACCGACTCTGCTACCAAGCACTCGTTCCGCAACCACGATGCCACCGATGGCACGTATACCAagttcctcctcgtcgacaccCCCGGGCACGGCAAGCTGCGCCTTgtcgccatggagaagctgacCCGCaccgacaagctcaaggccgttgTCTTTATGGTGGACGCCGCCGCCATTAGCGAGCAGGATGTCCTGGCACCCACCGCGGCGTACCTCTACGACGTGCTGTTGACCCTCCAGAAGCGCGCTACTTCCAACTCTAAGACGAAGGTGTCTATTCCCGTTCTGATTGCCGCCAACAAGATGGATCTCTTCACCGCTCTGCCCTCGACACTCGTCATGACGAACCTGGAGGCCGAGCTGACCAGAATCCGCGCCTCGCGAAGCAAGGGACTGTTGGACTCTGGAGTTGGAACCGATGACATTGGCTCTGAGGAGCATGATTCCTGGTTGGGCGAGTACGGTTCTTCCAAGTTCACCTTTAGCCAGCTCCAGGAGTTTGACATTGATGTCGAAGTCCTCCCCGGCAATGTCTCTGGCGATGGCCCTGGCGCCGAcaagtggtggtggtggatCGCCCAACGGGTGTAA